The Iamia majanohamensis genome window below encodes:
- a CDS encoding SIR2 family protein encodes MESLYLTAGDLRFEVTEGSNGRRLRDILGQLIQVNDLCLLVGTGASFHLGAPKIRSVDSQIVKEMCATAGLKLEERHSQLLDQMIPEGTDLEHFLGQLVACRSYAAAFKLTDVTVGEVECTSDELENLFVAVNVGLAWACDLPNADCDPEFESDPLKAHRDLLGRLVAARRPDAPRLKVFTTNYDTVIERTLDESGVTFIDGFLGSIDRQISLASYNRDVYYAPNADKGTVRRVPDLVHLYKLHGSLTWRSRHSSLGSTTVTQSAGPPAGDEVAVIYPTPTKESDVLGHPYSDFLRLFGAAVSEPECALLVIGYGFADEHINRIIFDGMARNGSLQLFIADPFGVVESYDGDQAPPVVERSDSPVGRLSAVKDSRISVLTGEAAIFPRLAEAFPDVTDLPPAGQDRIEDVLAAALLRQADTSAMDVGQ; translated from the coding sequence GTGGAGAGTCTGTACCTTACAGCTGGCGACTTGCGGTTTGAGGTCACTGAAGGCTCGAACGGGCGACGTCTGCGCGACATCCTTGGTCAATTGATTCAGGTGAACGATCTCTGTTTACTAGTTGGAACGGGCGCATCCTTCCACCTTGGTGCTCCGAAAATCCGCTCTGTCGATTCGCAGATTGTAAAGGAGATGTGTGCGACAGCCGGTTTGAAACTGGAAGAACGGCACTCTCAGTTGCTCGACCAGATGATCCCGGAGGGTACGGACCTCGAGCATTTCCTGGGCCAACTGGTGGCATGTCGCTCCTACGCGGCTGCGTTCAAGCTGACAGACGTCACGGTCGGAGAAGTTGAGTGCACTTCAGACGAACTAGAAAACCTCTTCGTCGCGGTCAATGTGGGTCTTGCGTGGGCATGCGACCTACCAAACGCTGATTGCGATCCGGAGTTTGAGAGCGATCCTTTGAAGGCGCATCGAGACTTGCTCGGTCGTCTGGTCGCAGCAAGACGACCCGATGCGCCCCGGTTGAAGGTTTTCACCACAAACTACGACACGGTCATAGAGCGAACGCTGGACGAGTCTGGAGTTACGTTCATCGATGGGTTCTTGGGGTCGATCGATCGGCAGATCAGTCTTGCCTCTTATAATAGAGATGTCTACTACGCACCGAACGCCGATAAGGGCACTGTTCGCCGAGTGCCGGACTTGGTACACCTCTACAAGCTGCACGGCAGTCTGACCTGGCGTAGCAGGCATTCGTCACTCGGATCGACGACCGTAACGCAGTCTGCCGGCCCGCCAGCAGGTGATGAAGTTGCGGTGATATACCCGACGCCTACGAAGGAATCGGACGTCCTTGGGCATCCGTACTCCGACTTCTTGCGGTTGTTCGGCGCTGCGGTAAGTGAGCCGGAATGTGCATTGCTTGTGATCGGCTATGGCTTCGCTGACGAGCATATCAACCGAATCATCTTTGATGGGATGGCTCGAAACGGGAGTCTCCAACTCTTCATCGCCGATCCATTCGGTGTCGTTGAGTCCTATGATGGGGATCAAGCACCTCCGGTTGTGGAACGATCTGACTCGCCGGTGGGCCGACTCTCGGCCGTAAAGGACTCGCGCATCTCTGTTCTGACCGGCGAGGCGGCCATCTTTCCGCGCCTGGCTGAAGCGTTTCCTGACGTTACTGACCTGCCTCCTGCCGGGCAGGACCGGATCGAAGATGTTCTCGCCGCTGCCCTGTTGCGACAGGCCGACACATCGGCAATGGATGTTGGCCAGTGA